From the Salarias fasciatus chromosome 5, fSalaFa1.1, whole genome shotgun sequence genome, the window ACAAAGAAAGGAAATTACAGTATTTTGTTCGTGGTAAATCACATGCATTAGTATTTAATTAGCTGTCATGCAATAATTGTTGTTATGCAATAATGTGCAGCCACATTTTGAATCCCTGTCTGCTTGGAAGGCTACATGTGAACGTCTGTGTCTGTTGGATCTAAATGAGCTGTAGTTAGATACATGTTGAACCCTGTGAGATATAGCAGCACCTAGAAGAGTATATTACTGAACCAGTTCATTCAGGGAAAAGGTCAACCGACTGGTACTCGATCTCAAAACATGTTCATTAAGATGGATCTTCAGTTTTTATATATACGTACACCAAACTGTATTACCTTGTAAACACTTAAAGCAAGATTGTTTTGTTTAGATATGTCATGTTTATCATGCTATTGTTTTAATTATGAAACACACCTTTTCTCACAGATCACAGAATTTGCATATAAGATTATTTTATTAGACAAAAGTGCTACTTCAAGTTTTAATAGGTGAAAAAGGCATTCAACATCCCAAAATGACAGTCTTCTGCTTGTAGTTTTTCGTGTCTTTTTGTATTTGATTGCAGATTTCATACACATGGTGGTGAaattttcctctttctcttgttTGGCCCAGAAGTGGTCAATACATGACCTTATTAGAGGCTCCCTGAGGCATCACACTTTCATCTCACCGAACAAAATAAGGAGCAGTTAACCCTCTTTTGGAGACATAATGACTTCAGCCTGCTGGTGTCCTGACAGCGCAGTGATCGCCATGTGTTGTCATGTCCACAGGGGCTCTGCCATAGCCAAGATCGTGGGCGCCAACGCGGCCAAGTATGACACGTTTGACACCACCGTGAACATGTGGGTGTTCGAGGAGACTGTGGATGGCCGCAAGCTCACAGAAATCATCAACACAGaccatgaaaatgtgaaatatctgCCCGGACACAAGCTGCCCCCCAATGTGGTGAGTCTCCCTCGCCGCACTGAGCTCTCCGAGTGCAGAAAACACTGtgccttttctctctttgttgGAGCGTGATCGACATCTCACCTTgactcctctctttttttcgtCAGGTGGCCGTTCCAGACCTGGCTGAGTCCGTGAAAGGGGCTGACATCCTGATCTTTGTGGTCCCTCACCAGTTTATTGTGAGAGTGTGCGACACCATCAAAGACCACATCAAGAAAGACGCCCTGGGAATGTCACTCATCAAGGTACTGCTTTTCTGTACAGAACACAAAACGTCAGAGAATGACAGTCATTCTTTAATCGGGAACTTGTTGTAAAAGTCTTCATGATGTCCATTTAACTGGTGCAGGGTGTTGATGCAGGACCAGAGGGTCTGAAGCTGATCTCAGAGGTCATCAGAGCGAAACTGGGCATCACCATGACGGTACTTATGGGTGCTAACATCGCCAACGAGGTCGCTGATGAGAAATTCTGTGAAACAACCATTGGTATGGAGTAGAAAGGACATGAGCAATAATGCATTAAAGTTCATTCAGTTATAATCTAGACTGACCATATACATCAACCTTTGCACGCGTAACAAAAACAGCTTTCTCATTAGCTTGAACGATTGTATTTTTCTAATAAGGAAACTACGTTGaacatatttcatatttctctATAATGAtcttattattgttttttcatAAAAGGATAACATgtacagtgcaaaccactgctgatGATTTACTTGCTGGTGCTTGATGTGGATGCAGGGTGCACAGACAAGGCTCACGGGCCCACGCTGAAGAAGCTGATGCAGACCACCAACTTCCGCGTGACTGTGGTGGAAGAGTCTGACGTTGTGGAGATATGCGGGGCACTCAAGGTTTCTCTCCGCCACCCAGCGAATAACTAACCTCTACCTGATAAGAATTCAAGGTTTAGAAATGCCTAATTACACTACCAGGCATCTGCATGCTGCTGTTTATGTTTTGGCTGCTGAATTTCAAATGGCTGGTTTGCTTTGAAATTAAGTATGTTGGAATGAATGCTTTATGCAATAATTTAATTTTGGTTTTAAGGTTAATTTTGTAGAATGTTTTTTAATGGCTGTACATTGGCATCCAAAATAGGCAATGAAAGACCTTATAGTCAATTTAGCAAAGTAGAAAATGCTCAAAAATGGATTTCCATCTGACGAATATGGCTTTGCGTCCATTCACATTACATTAACTGCAGCTTTTACCCTTTATCGTCTCCTCAGAACATCGTCGCGGTCGGAGCAGGTTTCTGTGATGGCCTGGGATTCGGTGACAACACTAAGGCGGCAGTCATTCGTCTCGGCCTGATGGAGATGATTGCCTTCGCTAAGGTCTTCTGCACAAACTGCCCCGTCTCCCCTGCCACCTTCCTGGAGAGCTGCGGCATCGCTGACCTGATCACGACCTGCTACGGCGGACGCAACCGCAAAATCGGCGAAGCGTTTGCCAAAACAGGCAAAGTACGGAACAGCTTTTATCTTCTTAGTTTTTTTATCTTTGATGCGCGACAGAAAAACATTAAGTGATGTTAGTAAATGGATCTGCTTTCTCTTCAGACCATTGAGCAATTAGAGAACGAGATGCTGAACGGGCAGAAGCTTCAAGGTCCCGCCACTGCAACGGAGGTGCATCAGGtcttgaaacagaaaaatatggTGGAAAAGTAAGTTATTTTTATACAAGGACAATCTTTATGAGCTGGTAGCTTCTCtgcacaaaaacatgtttaccGGAGTAGTTGAGTTTgtgcaaaaaaagagaaaaagagagatacCGTGGTGGATATCTTTCCTCTTCACACTGCTCTGGTGAGGAAGTGAAGatgctgctggctgcagcttgTTTTTGTAATCCCTGTCTCGATATGAGAGGGCTTCTCATCTGATTCCTGACAAGAGAGCGATTAAGCTCGATGTGCCAAAATGCTGGACTATTCTTTTAATGATTTCAAttgttctctccctctctctcccctccaggTTTCCTCTTTTTACTGCCGTTTATCAGATCTGCTTCAACGGCCACAAAGTCACAGAGTTCATCAATTGTTTGCAAAACCACCCCGAGCACATCTGAAGGACCGATGAATGAATGGAAGTTGGGAAAGACTTTTCCTCTGAAAACCACTGTGTAACCAAGGAGTTATGGGGACATCGGAGGTTGCATGAAGTTCATGCTCAATCTGACTCCTCTCTTCTCCCGAGTCTCAGAAagagaaaactaaagaaaacaaaaaaaaaaaagaaaagtaatgaAGAAGTGGCATTGCCCTTCAtcttcctgagctgctgctgcactgaccCGAGGTCATTACTTATATTGAACGAAGCATAAACTGTTTCTTCAAATTATTTAATTACTGCATAAATCTCCTCAGTCTTAAAAGTTTTAGCAATTCAAAATACTTTAACTtaaacaatacacacacagacaaaaatgaATGTTACTGAATATTACATAATTTATTGTGCAAAAGTGCCTTACCTTGTCTTATCACAGGCAGATATGTTTTCCAGTGTTAAACAAAGCACTGCAGACAAGAACAGTCACCGCCGCTGTTTTTCATTTGGACTTCATAAAATATAACCATCTACTTGACAtggtttatttaaaataaacaatttaatTTGTCTTATCTATTATCTGTTTGGAGTTTCCTGCTTTCTGTCCGGAGCACACTCTCACATCCACCCAGAGGAGCAGCCTGCTGTAACCTGACCTGAGCTTTGCCTGGCTGCCATTCTAAACTCTTCACCTTTACCATTTTCTGCGGCATCCacttcagtgtttcagcagtGCATGCCCAGTCACAGTTCTTCATGTTGTTCACCAGCGATTATTTGCTACCGTAAACAAATCAGTGTGATAATTCTTTTTTTGCAacaattgtttgtgtttttcaatcTTCTCAGTTatgtttcaaacatttctggAGATCACAGCCATCTGTCCATCTCCATGTAACACAGAGGCCATCGGTTTTCAGTGCCTGTAACGCTCTGGTAGCCTGTTCCCTCTGCGCCTTCAAATGAAAGTCTGCGCAGCCTTTGCCCAGCATGcaatctaattaaaaaaaagggagggtAAAAATCCTCTTCGTGCACGTCCTTTgatcacagaaatgtgtttattttctttcatttgccaGCTCTTCTGGGCTTTTCTGGGGTGGACTGTAAAGTTACATCACTGACCACTTATTTAAAACTGGATTCCCTTGCTGAAATCTCTTGCATAGCTATTGAGTCAACTGCTTAGTGAGATTTCTAATAATAACACACTCTCCGAAGGGGCACATGCCCATCTATAATTAGATAGCAGAAAGCACTGCAGCTGCCTCATCCTCTCTTGACAACACTGATAACGGGGATGCTCCCTTTTTAAAATGAGACACTATTCCTTATCATAATGACATACGGcgttttgcacattttaaaacGAACACCTATAGATATTTATGGTGAGTTTCCCAGGAGTGCACTGCAATCTTCAACTTTTCCAGTGCAAAAGCAGCCTGTCAGTGCAAGTCAAATATTGCATAATAATTAAAATAGTAAGATTAAAGCTGTAATGCACCTGCTGGCCACTTGAGTGTGCAATCACATTAATCACAAATCATCCCACCCCGTTAGTGTTATCAGACCTCCAGGGCGCATGCTGCGATAAGCTATCACCCGGTTAACTCCAAGGGAAGTGATTCAATCTCAGAAATGCAATTCAAATATTCCACTACGAGACATACATTTTGCCTCCAGCAGTTTAAATGAAGTGAGACGGACACCGTGGAGCAGGCTCTGCAGTCTGCACCGTCTCCTCAGAGGGAGAGCAGGGACCCGCCTCACTTCCTCAATTCCACTCCAGATCGCAACAAGTGTCAAGTTCACCGGCGGCAGCCATAAAACACCGGAACACAGGCTGCGATGGTCTGAGAATTAAGAAATAAAAGGGCTTAATTCAACTCTCACGACCAaaacttttcctttttcaacCAATTCCCACAGGAGAGAAATTCATCTGGACCTGATCAACATATTTTTAATGTTGAtaatataaaagaaaataagGCAACCTATAAACTGGCATATTTAAGGGGTGATTTTATTGCTGATaacaacattttgttttgttttcctatAAAGAAATTTAAGAACCACAGCTGAATCACAAAAGCAGATTTATGAATGACCTTTTTGGTTGAAAAGATTGGTTTGGTTGTTTCTGCTATTTTTTAAGCCAATTTTTAACATTACTTTGCCTTCACTTTCACTATATACAGGTATAAGGTAAATATAAGGGCTccacttcaccacaacagtgcacacatttcactgtttgaacAGCTGTCTTACACTCTTAAACTTTTAGCTgtcctaacacacacacacccttccgCTGGAAGAACACAACCTGTCCAGGTTGAGACTggaatcaaatcaaaccaccaCCGGCCTACATTGAATAAAATTCTGTCTCCCTTTaagatttttgctttttttccttcctattattttcttatttgtcATCTGAAACTACATAAGCAATATACTTTGAGTAAAATTGTTGACAGTCAATTTTGAGAAAACTGAACCAGCACAGAGGGGCTAAAGCTGCCGCTCAGAGAaactgaatggaaacatcttGAAGtgtcttttaaaaatgattaattaaTATAGTTGCTGTGTGGTTAGATTTGATTTGGTTTTAGAAAACAGTTATTGCGTTGTTGCAACAACTAGCATGGCACTTGTCTTTTATGAAGAAGtaatcagactctcagcagcaTGTGACTGAAAAGCTGAGAGCTCAGTTTAGGATTATTTTCATTATACCAATCAATCATGAGTTGTTTGGTCTCAGAAACTGAAGATCAGTCAGCTCACTGTGTtctgaaaagaagaagcttgAACTATGAATTTTTTGAAGACTTTTGGgataattcattttaaattaaaagcttCAAAGCTTCCTGTCTTCAAAGACAAAGCTCCCatgcacaaaataaatgtgaagtGTCTATTTCAATTCTTGTTTTCACATGTGTCTTGTCATAATTGCAAGCACAGTAAGTAGGGGTTCAAACACTgactgggcctttctgtgtgtagtttgcaAGTTCTCCCTGTGTGAATGGGTTTACTCTGGATATTCTCATTCACTCccacagagcaaaaacatgtaCATAAGATGAACTCTTGACTGTACATTGCCACgagatgtgcatgtgtgtgactgtctgtctgtctgccctgTTATAGattggtgacctgtccaggatgcacCCTGCCTGCCCTATTCCATAGTTTGCTGTGTTTGACTCCAGCACCCTGCAGCCTTGCACAGGATAAATCAGTGTAgaagagggatggatggatggatgggtggactTGAGATAGTAAATGCGGGGAAAATTCCCACACAATATTCAAACTCCATACAAAAAGTTCCGATGACCAAACTTGAACCAGGGTCATCTTGCTGAGAGGAGAGCGATCTACCCTTTGATCGTTTCACAAAATTGTGATGTTCACCTGTAATAATGTCAGATTTAGTATGGCCGTTTTTAAAGTGTGTCAATATGGGCTCTGCATAGGAGGAATTTACTAAATTGGGTATCTAGTTCACAAcgattttgttcttttgttgatggcagtagctcagttggtagagcaggttgtcttataaccggttggcggttcgatccccgctcttgcaggcgtaaaactgttgttgtgtccttgggcaagacacttcacccacgttgcctagtatgaaagttgtgagagtgagtggttggtgatggttggaggggccgatggcgcagattggcagcctcgtttccgtcagtctgcccgaGGGCAGCTgcggctacagtagtagcttaccactacccagtatggtgtgaatgaataatgcaatgcaatgtaaagcgtctttgagtgtcctgaaaagtgctatataaaaccaatgcattattattatgagTCAAGAAAATGTTTGAGATGAGTAAATATTAGATAATTGCTATAGGATATgaatacttttatttattttgatccaA encodes:
- the LOC115388904 gene encoding glycerol-3-phosphate dehydrogenase [NAD(+)], cytoplasmic produces the protein MMAAPKKVCVIGSGNWGSAIAKIVGANAAKYDTFDTTVNMWVFEETVDGRKLTEIINTDHENVKYLPGHKLPPNVVAVPDLAESVKGADILIFVVPHQFIVRVCDTIKDHIKKDALGMSLIKGVDAGPEGLKLISEVIRAKLGITMTVLMGANIANEVADEKFCETTIGCTDKAHGPTLKKLMQTTNFRVTVVEESDVVEICGALKNIVAVGAGFCDGLGFGDNTKAAVIRLGLMEMIAFAKVFCTNCPVSPATFLESCGIADLITTCYGGRNRKIGEAFAKTGKTIEQLENEMLNGQKLQGPATATEVHQVLKQKNMVEKFPLFTAVYQICFNGHKVTEFINCLQNHPEHI